The Streptomyces sp. NL15-2K genome contains a region encoding:
- a CDS encoding PDR/VanB family oxidoreductase yields MTVYEAELVVDRRESAADGVLALTLRHPLGEELPAWEPGAHIDVLLGPDLERQYSLCGDPADRHAWRIGVLREPEGRGGSAYVHGELGQGAKVRVRGPRNNFALESAPRYRFIAGGIGITPILPMLAAAEAAGAEWTLVYGGRTRESMAFTEELGAYGDKVAVAPQDETGLLDLGSVLDDLPEGTLVYCCGPGPLLDAVEERCPGGRLRVERFQPKEQETGPDSAFEVVLERAGHTLTVPEGVSVLDTVRAAGVEVLFSCTEGTCGTCETDVLEGEPDHRDSVLTDEERASCETMMICVSRCRGKRLVLDL; encoded by the coding sequence ATGACCGTGTACGAAGCCGAACTCGTCGTCGACCGCAGGGAGTCCGCGGCCGACGGCGTGCTCGCCCTCACCCTGCGCCACCCGCTGGGCGAGGAACTCCCCGCCTGGGAGCCGGGCGCGCACATCGACGTGCTGCTCGGCCCGGACCTGGAGCGGCAGTATTCGCTGTGCGGGGACCCGGCGGACCGGCACGCCTGGCGGATCGGCGTCCTGCGCGAACCCGAGGGGCGCGGTGGATCCGCGTACGTCCACGGGGAGTTGGGGCAGGGCGCCAAGGTCCGGGTGCGCGGACCGCGCAACAACTTCGCGCTCGAGTCCGCCCCGCGCTACCGCTTCATCGCGGGCGGCATCGGCATCACCCCGATCCTGCCGATGCTGGCGGCGGCCGAGGCGGCGGGCGCCGAGTGGACGCTGGTGTACGGGGGCCGGACGCGTGAGTCCATGGCCTTCACCGAGGAGTTGGGCGCGTACGGGGACAAGGTCGCCGTCGCCCCGCAGGACGAGACCGGGCTGCTGGACCTCGGTTCCGTGCTCGACGACCTGCCCGAGGGCACCCTCGTCTACTGCTGCGGTCCGGGGCCGTTGCTGGACGCGGTCGAGGAGCGGTGTCCGGGCGGGCGGCTGCGCGTCGAACGGTTCCAGCCGAAGGAGCAGGAGACCGGCCCGGACAGCGCGTTCGAGGTCGTGCTGGAGCGCGCCGGGCACACGCTGACCGTGCCCGAGGGCGTGTCCGTCCTCGACACCGTGCGCGCCGCCGGTGTCGAGGTGCTCTTCTCCTGCACCGAGGGCACCTGCGGCACCTGCGAGACCGACGTCCTCGAAGGCGAGCCGGACCACCGGGACTCGGTGCTCACGGACGAGGAGCGGGCGAGCTGCGAGACGATGATGATCTGTGTGTCCCGGTGCCGCGGGAAACGGCTCGTGCTGGATCTGTGA
- a CDS encoding proline racemase family protein — protein MRSRLVLHAVDSHTEGMPTRVITGGIGTVPGATMNERRLYFREHRDDIKQLLMNEPRGHSAMSGAILQPPTRPDCDWGVIYIEVSGYLPMCGHGTIGVATVLVETGMVEVVEPVTTIRLDTPAGLVVAELAVEDGAAKAVTLKNVPSFSVGLDRKITLADGRTVTYDLAYGGNFYAILPLEEFGLPFDRSRKDDILKAGLSLMEAINAEDEPVHPEDPSIHGCHHVHLIAPGATARHSRHAMAIHPGWFDRSPCGTGTSARMAQLHARGELPLHTEFVNESFIGTRFTGRLLGTTEVAGRPAVLPSFTGRAWITGTAQYLLDPSDPFPAGFVL, from the coding sequence ATGCGCAGCAGACTCGTCCTGCACGCCGTCGACTCGCACACCGAGGGCATGCCCACCCGCGTGATCACCGGCGGCATCGGTACCGTCCCCGGCGCGACCATGAACGAGCGGCGCCTGTACTTCCGTGAGCACCGCGACGACATCAAACAACTGCTGATGAACGAGCCGCGCGGCCACTCGGCGATGAGCGGCGCGATCCTCCAGCCGCCCACCCGCCCCGACTGCGACTGGGGCGTCATCTACATCGAGGTCTCCGGCTATCTGCCGATGTGCGGGCACGGCACGATCGGCGTGGCGACCGTGCTCGTCGAGACCGGCATGGTCGAGGTCGTCGAGCCGGTCACCACCATCCGGCTCGACACCCCGGCCGGCCTGGTCGTCGCCGAGTTGGCGGTGGAGGACGGCGCCGCCAAGGCGGTCACCCTCAAGAACGTCCCGTCCTTCTCCGTCGGCCTCGACCGCAAGATCACCCTCGCCGACGGACGCACGGTGACCTACGACCTCGCCTACGGCGGCAACTTCTACGCCATCCTGCCGCTGGAGGAGTTCGGTCTGCCCTTCGACCGCTCCCGCAAGGACGACATCCTCAAGGCCGGCCTGTCCCTCATGGAGGCGATCAACGCCGAGGACGAACCCGTCCACCCCGAGGACCCCTCCATCCACGGCTGCCACCACGTCCACCTGATCGCACCCGGCGCCACCGCCCGCCACTCCCGGCACGCGATGGCGATCCACCCCGGCTGGTTCGACCGCTCGCCCTGCGGTACGGGCACCAGCGCGCGCATGGCGCAACTCCACGCGCGTGGCGAACTCCCCCTGCACACCGAGTTCGTGAACGAGTCCTTCATCGGAACCCGGTTCACCGGCCGCCTCCTCGGCACCACCGAGGTCGCCGGCCGCCCCGCCGTCCTGCCCAGCTTCACCGGCCGCGCCTGGATCACGGGCACCGCGCAGTACCTGCTCGATCCGTCGGACCCGTTCCCGGCGGGCTTCGTGCTGTAG
- a CDS encoding FAD-dependent oxidoreductase — translation MVSERPRLAVVGAGPAGLAATVAAAARGVRVTLLDSAEQAGGQFYRQPAAALRAARPQALHHQWRTWERLRDALGAHVRAGAVRHLTDHHVWLVERGERRGEGFTVHALLGPEQEEPVEVRADAVLLATGGYEKVLPFPGWTLPGVITAGGAQAMLKGALAVSGRTAVVAGTGPLLLPVAAGLAAAGVEIAALVESAEPRAFLRRARALAARPEKVAEGAGYAARLLRHRVRTLVRHTVVEAHGTERLEAVTVAALDGVGRVRPGTGRRIPCDTLAVGHGMLPHTDLAETLGCRIDGSDVHVDGEQRTDVPGVWAAGEATGIGGAALALAEGHIAGRSAAARLHGAEPDRREWAAAAKSRAGLREFSAALDTVYAPPAHWTEQITDDTVVCRCEEVTGGAVREAVERLGAGDLRTVKLLTRAGMGWCQGRVCGPAVAGLAGCEPTSSRRPFARPVPLGVLAEGAARQPTERGLS, via the coding sequence ATGGTGAGTGAGCGACCGCGGCTCGCGGTGGTCGGCGCGGGGCCGGCCGGTCTCGCCGCGACCGTCGCCGCGGCTGCCCGGGGGGTCCGGGTCACCTTGCTCGACTCGGCCGAACAGGCGGGCGGACAGTTCTACCGGCAGCCCGCCGCCGCACTGCGCGCCGCGCGCCCGCAGGCACTGCACCACCAGTGGCGAACCTGGGAGCGGCTGCGGGACGCGCTGGGGGCCCACGTGCGGGCAGGCGCCGTACGGCACTTGACGGATCATCACGTCTGGCTCGTCGAGCGAGGTGAGCGGCGGGGCGAGGGCTTCACCGTGCACGCTCTGCTCGGCCCCGAGCAGGAGGAGCCGGTCGAGGTGCGCGCCGACGCCGTGCTCCTCGCCACCGGCGGCTACGAGAAGGTGCTGCCCTTCCCCGGCTGGACCCTCCCCGGCGTCATCACCGCGGGCGGGGCCCAGGCCATGCTCAAGGGCGCCCTCGCGGTGTCCGGGCGGACCGCCGTGGTCGCCGGGACCGGGCCCCTGCTGCTGCCGGTGGCCGCCGGGCTCGCCGCGGCCGGGGTCGAGATCGCCGCACTCGTCGAGTCCGCCGAGCCGCGCGCGTTCCTACGGCGAGCCCGCGCGCTCGCCGCGCGGCCGGAAAAGGTCGCCGAAGGCGCCGGATACGCGGCCCGGCTGCTGCGGCACCGCGTGCGCACCCTCGTCCGCCACACCGTGGTCGAGGCACACGGCACCGAGCGGCTGGAGGCGGTGACCGTCGCCGCGCTCGACGGCGTGGGGCGCGTCAGGCCCGGCACCGGGCGCCGTATCCCCTGCGACACCCTCGCCGTCGGCCACGGCATGCTGCCGCACACCGATCTGGCCGAGACCCTCGGCTGCCGTATCGACGGCTCGGACGTCCACGTGGACGGGGAACAGCGCACCGACGTTCCCGGTGTCTGGGCGGCGGGTGAGGCCACCGGCATCGGCGGGGCGGCCCTCGCGCTCGCCGAGGGGCACATCGCCGGGCGCTCCGCCGCCGCGCGGCTGCACGGAGCCGAACCCGACCGACGGGAGTGGGCCGCGGCCGCGAAGTCCAGGGCCGGCCTGCGGGAGTTCTCCGCCGCGCTCGACACCGTGTACGCGCCGCCCGCGCACTGGACCGAGCAGATCACCGACGACACCGTCGTCTGCCGCTGCGAGGAGGTCACCGGCGGTGCGGTCCGGGAGGCCGTCGAGCGACTCGGCGCCGGTGACCTGAGGACCGTGAAGCTGCTGACGCGGGCCGGGATGGGCTGGTGCCAGGGACGGGTGTGCGGGCCCGCGGTGGCCGGACTCGCCGGCTGCGAGCCCACCTCGTCGCGGCGGCCGTTCGCACGGCCCGTGCCGCTCGGCGTCCTTGCCGAGGGCGCTGCCCGACAGCCCACAGAGAGAGGACTCTCATGA
- a CDS encoding (2Fe-2S)-binding protein, with the protein MTSPLDLAGAEPGPAFTITLDGRTVGALPGQTVAAALWAAGVTSWRTTRGDQRPRGIFCGIGVCFDCLVTVNDRPNRRACLVPVRPGDTIRTQEGTGHGE; encoded by the coding sequence GTGACATCCCCCCTGGACCTCGCCGGGGCCGAGCCGGGCCCCGCCTTCACGATCACCCTGGACGGTCGTACGGTCGGGGCGCTGCCCGGCCAGACGGTCGCCGCCGCGCTCTGGGCGGCCGGAGTCACCTCCTGGCGCACCACCCGCGGCGATCAGCGTCCGCGCGGGATCTTCTGCGGGATCGGCGTCTGCTTCGACTGCCTGGTGACCGTCAACGACCGCCCGAACAGACGGGCTTGTCTGGTACCGGTGCGTCCGGGCGACACCATCCGTACGCAGGAGGGGACCGGGCATGGTGAGTGA
- a CDS encoding FAD-binding oxidoreductase — MSERLTCDVVVVGAGMVGAACALYAARAGLDATVVDRGSVAGGTTGAGEGNLLVSDKEPGPELDLALLSGRLWEELAGDYGEIFEYEAKGGVVVASTSDGLTALERFADGQRAAGVVADTVTGGDLYDLEPHLAPGLPGGVHYPQDSQVMPALAAAHLLKASGARLLTGRTVTEVLRTADGAVRGVRTDRGDLHAPAVINAAGTWGAELAARAGTSLPVLPRRGFVLVTEPLPRLVRHKVYAADYVADVASDSAALQTSPVVEGTAAGPILIGASRERVGFDRTFSLPAVRALAAGATRLFPFLADVHALRSYLGFRPYMPDHLPAIGPDPRVPGLFHACGHEGAGIGLATGTGHLIAQALTAKTPDLDLAPFRPDRFPEEAA, encoded by the coding sequence GTGAGCGAGCGACTGACCTGCGACGTCGTGGTCGTCGGAGCCGGAATGGTGGGCGCCGCCTGCGCCTTGTACGCGGCCCGGGCGGGGCTCGACGCCACCGTGGTCGACCGCGGCTCCGTGGCCGGCGGCACGACCGGCGCCGGTGAGGGCAACCTCCTCGTCTCCGACAAGGAGCCGGGGCCCGAACTCGACCTCGCCCTGCTGTCCGGTCGTCTGTGGGAGGAACTCGCGGGGGACTACGGCGAGATCTTCGAGTACGAGGCCAAGGGTGGCGTCGTGGTCGCCTCGACCTCCGACGGGCTCACGGCCCTCGAGCGGTTCGCCGACGGGCAGCGTGCCGCAGGAGTGGTGGCGGACACGGTCACGGGCGGCGACCTGTACGACCTCGAACCCCATCTCGCCCCGGGCCTGCCGGGCGGCGTGCACTACCCGCAGGACAGCCAGGTCATGCCCGCCCTGGCCGCCGCCCACCTGCTGAAGGCCTCCGGCGCGCGCCTGCTCACCGGCCGGACCGTGACGGAGGTGCTGCGCACGGCGGACGGGGCGGTGCGCGGCGTCCGTACGGACCGGGGCGACCTGCACGCCCCGGCGGTCATCAACGCGGCCGGCACCTGGGGCGCCGAGCTCGCCGCACGCGCGGGAACCTCCCTGCCCGTCCTGCCCCGGCGCGGCTTCGTCCTGGTCACCGAGCCGCTTCCGCGCCTGGTCCGCCACAAGGTGTACGCCGCCGACTACGTCGCCGACGTGGCCAGCGACTCGGCCGCGCTGCAGACCTCGCCGGTCGTGGAGGGGACGGCGGCGGGCCCGATCCTGATCGGCGCGAGCCGTGAACGGGTCGGCTTCGACCGGACCTTCTCGCTGCCGGCGGTACGGGCCCTGGCGGCCGGCGCGACCCGGCTGTTCCCCTTCCTGGCCGACGTCCACGCCCTGCGCTCCTACCTCGGCTTCCGCCCGTACATGCCCGACCACCTGCCCGCCATCGGCCCCGATCCCCGCGTACCCGGGCTCTTCCACGCCTGCGGGCACGAGGGCGCGGGCATCGGACTGGCCACCGGCACCGGGCATCTGATCGCGCAGGCGCTGACCGCGAAGACGCCCGACCTGGACCTGGCGCCGTTCCGGCCCGACCGTTTCCCCGAGGAGGCCGCGTGA
- a CDS encoding GntR family transcriptional regulator: protein MAPQHIPDLPVLGGRKPSHRERVADALRAALIAGELRPGEVYSAPGLAARFGVSATPVREAMLDLVKEGLVDTVPNKGFRVTAVSERQLDEYTHIRSLIEIPITAGLATTADPADLEALRPVAQEIVTSAAAGDLVAYVEADLRFHLGLLALAGNAHLVEVVRDLRRRSRLYGLTALAEAGRLQASAEEHLELLDALRARDEEDVRDVMTRHLGHVRNLWAAPRKGRGAVT from the coding sequence ATGGCCCCGCAGCACATCCCCGACCTGCCCGTGCTGGGCGGCAGGAAACCCAGCCACCGGGAGCGGGTCGCGGACGCGCTGCGGGCCGCGCTGATCGCCGGCGAGCTGCGGCCGGGCGAGGTGTACTCGGCGCCGGGCCTCGCCGCCCGCTTCGGCGTCTCGGCCACCCCGGTGCGCGAGGCCATGCTGGACCTGGTCAAGGAGGGCCTGGTCGACACCGTCCCCAACAAGGGTTTCCGGGTCACCGCCGTCTCGGAGCGACAGCTCGACGAGTACACCCACATCCGGTCCCTCATCGAGATCCCGATCACGGCCGGCCTCGCGACCACGGCCGACCCCGCCGACCTGGAGGCCCTGCGCCCGGTCGCCCAGGAGATCGTCACCTCCGCCGCGGCCGGCGACCTCGTCGCCTACGTGGAGGCGGACTTGCGCTTCCACCTCGGGCTACTGGCCCTCGCCGGCAACGCGCACCTGGTCGAGGTGGTACGGGACCTGCGCCGCCGCTCCCGCCTGTACGGGCTGACGGCACTGGCCGAGGCGGGACGGCTACAGGCCTCGGCCGAGGAGCACCTGGAGCTCCTGGACGCCCTTCGGGCCAGAGACGAGGAAGACGTACGAGACGTGATGACCCGCCACCTGGGCCATGTCAGGAACCTATGGGCAGCGCCCCGTAAGGGGCGCGGGGCTGTGACATGA
- a CDS encoding IclR family transcriptional regulator C-terminal domain-containing protein: protein MPAEVRAPYFVRSFERGLAVIRAFDADHPALTLSEVARACDLTRAAARRFLLTLADLGYVQTDGRLFRLTPRVLELGYSYLSSVTLPEIAAPHLEQLVAQVRESSSLCVLDGDAVVYAARVPTSRIMTASITVGTRFPAHVTSVGRVILAHLPDDEIEARLARAELTPLTARTLVSADALRAELHRVRRQGYALVDQELEEGLRSVAAPVRDRDGEVVAGVNIAVHASRNSVESVRRDLLPHLLATVARIDADLRITDPARAVSRGTGTHRSSSSRSSPAPRP from the coding sequence ATGCCCGCTGAGGTTCGCGCACCGTACTTCGTCCGGTCCTTCGAGCGCGGCCTCGCCGTCATCCGCGCCTTCGACGCCGACCACCCGGCGCTGACGCTGAGCGAGGTCGCCCGCGCCTGCGACCTGACCCGGGCGGCCGCTCGCCGCTTCCTGCTCACCCTCGCCGACCTCGGCTACGTGCAGACCGACGGCCGGCTCTTCCGCCTCACCCCGCGCGTGCTGGAGCTCGGCTACTCCTACCTGTCCAGTGTCACGCTGCCGGAGATCGCCGCACCGCATCTGGAGCAACTCGTCGCGCAGGTACGGGAGTCGTCGTCGCTGTGCGTCCTGGACGGCGACGCCGTCGTGTACGCCGCCCGCGTCCCGACCAGCCGCATCATGACCGCGTCCATCACGGTCGGCACCCGCTTCCCGGCGCACGTCACGTCCGTGGGCCGGGTCATCCTCGCCCACCTGCCGGACGACGAGATCGAGGCCCGGCTCGCCCGCGCCGAGCTGACACCGCTGACCGCGCGCACCCTCGTCTCGGCGGACGCCCTGCGCGCGGAACTGCACCGCGTACGACGGCAGGGCTACGCCCTCGTCGACCAGGAACTGGAGGAGGGGCTCAGGTCGGTCGCCGCCCCGGTGCGGGACCGGGACGGTGAGGTGGTGGCCGGCGTGAACATCGCCGTGCACGCCAGCCGCAACTCCGTCGAGTCCGTCCGCCGCGACCTGCTGCCCCACCTGCTGGCGACCGTCGCGCGGATCGACGCCGACCTCAGGATCACAGATCCAGCACGAGCCGTTTCCCGCGGCACCGGGACACACAGATCATCATCGTCTCGCAGCTCGCCCGCTCCTCGTCCGTGA
- a CDS encoding dihydrodipicolinate synthase family protein — MTDHRPWRGVLVATALPLNDDLSVDYGKYAEHCAWLVDNGCAGVVPNGSLGEYQVLTPEERAKVVETAVAAIGGARVMPGVAAYGSAEARRWAEQARDAGCAAVMLLPPNAYRADERSVLAHYAEVAEADVPIVAYNNPIDTKVDLVPELLARLHGEGYIRAVKEFSGDVRRAYQLAELAPELDLLIGADDVLLELALAGAKGWVAGYPNALPKSTVELYRAAVGGDLTTAKKLYEQLHPLLRWDSKVEFVQAIKLSMDIVGRHGGRCRPPRVPLLPDQEATIRSATEKAVAAGLA, encoded by the coding sequence ATGACCGACCACCGTCCCTGGCGCGGCGTGCTCGTCGCCACCGCGCTTCCCCTGAACGACGACCTCTCCGTCGACTACGGCAAGTACGCCGAGCACTGCGCCTGGCTGGTCGACAACGGCTGCGCCGGCGTCGTACCGAACGGCTCGCTCGGCGAGTACCAGGTGCTCACCCCCGAGGAGCGGGCCAAGGTCGTCGAGACGGCCGTGGCCGCCATCGGCGGCGCGCGCGTGATGCCCGGCGTCGCCGCCTACGGCTCCGCCGAGGCCCGCCGCTGGGCCGAGCAGGCCCGCGACGCCGGGTGCGCCGCCGTCATGCTGCTGCCGCCCAACGCCTACCGCGCCGACGAGCGTTCCGTCCTCGCCCACTACGCCGAGGTCGCCGAGGCCGACGTGCCGATCGTGGCGTACAACAACCCCATCGACACCAAGGTCGACCTGGTGCCGGAGCTGCTCGCCAGGCTGCACGGCGAGGGGTACATCCGTGCGGTCAAGGAGTTCTCGGGTGACGTCCGCCGCGCCTACCAGCTCGCCGAACTCGCCCCGGAACTGGACCTGTTGATCGGCGCCGACGACGTCCTGCTGGAGCTCGCGCTGGCCGGAGCCAAGGGCTGGGTGGCCGGCTACCCGAACGCCCTGCCGAAGTCCACCGTCGAGCTGTACCGCGCGGCAGTCGGCGGCGACCTGACCACCGCCAAGAAGCTCTACGAGCAACTGCACCCGCTGCTGCGCTGGGACTCCAAGGTCGAGTTCGTGCAGGCCATCAAGCTCTCCATGGACATCGTCGGCCGCCACGGGGGACGCTGCCGTCCGCCGAGGGTGCCGTTGCTCCCTGACCAGGAGGCCACGATCCGCTCCGCCACCGAGAAGGCCGTAGCCGCAGGGCTCGCGTAG
- a CDS encoding ABC transporter permease: protein MKGQNAALGAAGLAAFLALGEAVPRLGLVKEAYFPPTSRIADALLDEVADSAFWTALGDTLTGWALGLAIASCAGIVVGVLISVVPHLREATASTIEFLRPIPSVALIPLAVLLYGSELRSVLLLVVYASFWQVLIQVLYGVQDVDPVAEETARSYGLGTWARIRHVLWPTALPYVMTGVRLAAAVALILAITAELIIGAPGLGKRIGVAQTSQAVPEMYALIVVTGVLGLLINVGARTVERRALAWHQSVRGEVAV from the coding sequence GTGAAGGGCCAGAACGCCGCACTCGGTGCGGCCGGGCTCGCGGCCTTCCTCGCCCTGGGCGAGGCGGTGCCGCGGCTCGGCCTGGTCAAGGAGGCCTACTTCCCGCCGACCAGCCGCATCGCCGACGCGCTGCTCGACGAGGTGGCGGACAGCGCCTTCTGGACCGCGCTCGGTGACACCCTCACCGGCTGGGCCCTGGGCCTGGCGATCGCGTCCTGCGCGGGAATCGTGGTGGGCGTGCTGATCTCGGTCGTGCCCCATCTGCGGGAGGCGACCGCCTCGACGATCGAGTTCCTGCGCCCGATCCCGTCGGTCGCGCTGATCCCGCTGGCGGTGCTGCTGTACGGCTCCGAACTGCGCTCGGTGCTGCTGCTCGTCGTCTACGCCTCGTTCTGGCAGGTGCTGATCCAGGTCCTGTACGGCGTCCAGGACGTCGACCCGGTCGCGGAGGAGACGGCACGGTCGTACGGTCTCGGCACCTGGGCGCGGATCCGGCATGTGCTGTGGCCGACCGCGCTGCCGTACGTGATGACCGGCGTCCGGCTGGCGGCGGCCGTCGCGCTGATCCTCGCCATCACCGCCGAACTCATCATCGGCGCACCGGGGTTGGGCAAGCGCATCGGGGTCGCGCAGACCTCCCAGGCCGTACCGGAGATGTACGCGCTGATCGTGGTCACCGGCGTGCTCGGGCTGCTGATCAACGTGGGCGCGCGGACGGTGGAGCGGCGGGCGCTGGCCTGGCACCAGTCGGTGCGCGGGGAGGTGGCGGTATGA
- a CDS encoding ABC transporter permease, whose protein sequence is MRRLLLRVVFVLALPALLVAGWWVASDDSTDVYWPPLRTILETFPDVWTSDRLEDDVLPSVLRLSGGYALAAVVGVALGTVIGSYRRVRAVCEPVLEFLRAVPPPVLIPVIMLFAGIGDTMKVTVIASGCVWPILLNTVEGVRAVDPVMAETARSYGITGASRLRTVVLRSASPQIFAGLRQALSIAIILMVISEMFAASSGLGFTIVQFQRSFAIPDMWTGILVLGLLGFLLSVVFQLVERRALGWYHGLRASTRRSR, encoded by the coding sequence ATGAGGCGCCTGCTGCTGCGGGTGGTGTTCGTTCTCGCCCTGCCGGCGCTGCTGGTCGCGGGCTGGTGGGTGGCGTCCGACGACAGTACGGACGTGTACTGGCCGCCGCTGCGGACGATCCTGGAGACCTTCCCGGACGTATGGACGAGCGACCGCCTCGAGGACGACGTGCTGCCCAGCGTGCTGCGGCTGTCGGGCGGTTACGCGCTGGCGGCCGTCGTCGGCGTGGCGCTCGGCACGGTCATCGGCTCCTACCGGCGGGTGCGGGCGGTGTGCGAGCCGGTGCTGGAGTTCCTGCGAGCGGTGCCGCCGCCCGTGCTGATCCCGGTCATCATGCTGTTCGCGGGCATCGGCGACACCATGAAGGTCACTGTCATCGCGAGCGGCTGTGTGTGGCCGATCCTGCTCAACACCGTGGAAGGCGTCCGGGCGGTGGACCCGGTGATGGCCGAGACGGCACGCTCGTACGGCATCACGGGCGCGTCCCGCCTGCGCACGGTGGTCCTGCGCTCGGCGAGCCCGCAGATCTTCGCGGGACTGCGCCAGGCGCTGTCCATCGCCATCATCCTGATGGTGATCAGTGAGATGTTCGCGGCCAGCAGCGGGCTCGGCTTCACCATCGTCCAGTTCCAACGCAGCTTCGCCATCCCCGACATGTGGACCGGCATCCTCGTGCTCGGTCTGCTCGGCTTCCTGCTGTCCGTCGTCTTCCAGCTGGTCGAGCGGCGGGCGCTCGGCTGGTACCACGGTCTGCGCGCATCCACCCGGCGGTCCCGGTGA
- a CDS encoding ABC transporter substrate-binding protein, protein MRRRLLVGLTAVSVLTAATACGSSDSSGSDKAAESGGTTTVKVGLIPIVDVAPLYLGQQKGIYSKHGLKLEITTAQGGAAIVPGVASGQFQFGFSNVTSLMVAQSNNVPVKAVANAIASTGVEGKDFSGLTVKQDSPIKSPKDLEGKKVAINTLKNINETAVRASVRKAGGDPDKVKFVELAFDQMPAALDSGQIDAAQVVEPALATIKSQGGRVIASPLVDVAPDLTVAMYFTSTQYAQQNPEVVKKFQAATAEALAYADAHPDEARQVVTTYTKIPAAVLEKVTLPKWPAEPNRASIEALMKLGEEDGLFKSTPDLDKLLP, encoded by the coding sequence ATGCGTCGTCGTCTGCTCGTCGGCCTCACGGCCGTATCCGTTCTGACCGCCGCCACAGCCTGCGGCTCGTCCGACTCCTCAGGGTCGGACAAGGCCGCCGAGTCCGGTGGCACCACCACGGTCAAGGTCGGCCTCATCCCCATCGTCGATGTCGCGCCCCTCTACCTGGGCCAGCAGAAGGGCATCTACAGCAAGCACGGCCTGAAGCTGGAGATCACCACCGCGCAGGGCGGCGCGGCGATCGTGCCCGGGGTGGCGAGCGGTCAGTTCCAGTTCGGCTTCTCCAACGTCACCTCGCTCATGGTCGCCCAGTCCAACAACGTGCCCGTCAAGGCCGTCGCCAACGCCATCGCCTCCACCGGCGTGGAGGGCAAGGACTTCAGCGGGCTCACGGTGAAGCAGGACAGCCCGATCAAGTCACCGAAGGACTTGGAGGGCAAGAAGGTCGCCATCAACACCCTGAAGAACATCAACGAGACGGCCGTGCGCGCTTCGGTGCGCAAGGCGGGCGGCGACCCCGACAAGGTCAAGTTCGTCGAACTGGCCTTCGACCAGATGCCCGCCGCCCTCGACAGCGGCCAGATCGACGCCGCCCAGGTCGTCGAGCCGGCCCTCGCCACCATCAAAAGCCAGGGGGGCCGCGTGATCGCCTCACCCCTGGTGGACGTCGCGCCGGACCTCACCGTCGCCATGTACTTCACGTCCACGCAGTACGCGCAGCAGAACCCGGAGGTGGTCAAGAAGTTCCAGGCGGCCACCGCCGAGGCCCTGGCCTACGCCGACGCCCACCCCGACGAGGCGCGCCAGGTCGTCACCACGTACACCAAGATCCCGGCGGCCGTGCTGGAGAAGGTGACCCTGCCGAAGTGGCCGGCCGAGCCGAACCGCGCTTCCATCGAGGCGCTGATGAAGCTGGGCGAGGAGGACGGCCTCTTCAAGTCGACGCCGGACCTGGACAAGCTGCTGCCATGA
- a CDS encoding ABC transporter ATP-binding protein, with amino-acid sequence MLDVRGLKKVYDGSGRRVEAVRDLTFTVDAGELVCLVGPSGCGKTTLLKCMGGLLAPTAGEVLLEGRKVTGPPPGMAFVFQEYGRSLFPWMRVGENVELPLKQKDLSKARRRELVTDALRSVGLADAAGAYPWQLSGGMQQRVAIARALAYEPRVLLMDEPFAAVDAQTRADLEDLVRRLWRERGITILFVTHDIDEAVYLGERVIVLSASPTVVQEQLKVDLPDERDQLHTRVAPRFAELRTHVYSQIQAAKRGDVGA; translated from the coding sequence ATGCTGGACGTACGCGGCCTGAAGAAGGTGTACGACGGTTCCGGTCGGCGGGTGGAGGCGGTACGCGATCTCACCTTCACCGTCGACGCGGGCGAACTCGTCTGTCTCGTCGGCCCGTCGGGCTGCGGCAAGACGACCCTGCTGAAGTGCATGGGCGGCCTGCTCGCGCCGACAGCGGGCGAAGTCCTCCTGGAGGGACGGAAGGTGACCGGGCCACCGCCCGGCATGGCCTTCGTGTTCCAGGAGTACGGCCGCAGTCTGTTCCCGTGGATGCGGGTCGGCGAGAACGTCGAACTCCCCCTGAAGCAGAAGGATTTGAGCAAGGCCCGACGCCGGGAGCTGGTGACGGACGCACTGCGCTCGGTCGGGCTCGCGGACGCGGCCGGGGCGTATCCCTGGCAGCTGTCGGGCGGCATGCAGCAGCGGGTCGCCATCGCCCGCGCCCTGGCGTACGAGCCGCGGGTGCTGCTGATGGACGAGCCGTTCGCTGCGGTGGACGCGCAGACGCGGGCGGATCTGGAGGACCTGGTACGGCGGCTGTGGCGGGAGCGCGGCATCACGATTCTGTTCGTCACCCATGACATCGACGAGGCGGTCTATCTCGGTGAGCGGGTGATCGTGTTGTCGGCCTCCCCCACGGTCGTGCAGGAGCAGTTGAAGGTTGATCTGCCGGATGAGCGGGATCAGTTGCATACGCGGGTGGCTCCGCGGTTCGCGGAGTTGCGTACGCATGTGTACTCGCAGATCCAGGCGGCTAAGAGGGGGGACGTCGGGGCCTAA